The window GACGAACGCAAGCAACCACCAATGGACAAGCGGTCGAAGGCGTTCTGATGAAGTTCATGATGGATACAAACATTTGTATCCATCTGATCAAACATCGTCCCCAAAATCTACTTAACAGGTTTGAGCGCACTCCAGTTGATCATGCAGGAATCTCATCCGTAACACTCGCAGAACTGGAGTATGGCGCCGCAAAAAGCAGCCGCCGGCAGACGAATCGTGAGGCACTGCGGCAGTTTACCTCCCCACTCACCATTGTTGCTTTCGATCAACCAGCCTCAGCTGCGTACGGCAGAATTCGAGCTTTTCTGGAAAACAAGGGCCAAACCATCGGCTCGTTGGACATGTTGATCGCTGCACATGCTTTAAGCCTGAACGTGATACTCATTACTAATAATCAAGCCGAGTTCAAACGAGTGCCGGGGCTCAAAACACAGAACTGGCTCTGACAGCGGATACTTTGGCGCGTTCGAGGCAAAGTGATCCGTATCGATGATCCCTTTATGGTTTTTGCGTCGGACGCATGATGATTTCGCTGATGAAGCTGTTGGGCTCCTGCGTGACGATCATTGCGACAGCGTGAGCGACGTCTTCGGGACGAAGCATACGATCTCTGGCCTTGCCGGATACATCGCCGGGTGAAAAGCGCGTATCTGTGGAGCCGGGGCAGATAACCGAAACGCGAATGCCGGATTGCCTCACCTCTTCGGCCAGCGATTCCGTGAACCCCACGACTCCGAACTTCGATGCGCAGTAGACCGCTCGATTCGCCGAACCCACTTTTCCGGCAATGGAGGCTATGTTCACAATGTGGCCCCGCTTGCGTTCGATCATGGAGGGAAGTACGAAACGGCAGCTTAAAAAGATCCCTCTTAAATTCGTTTCGATGAGAGTTTCAAAATCTTCGTCCTTGAAATCAACTACAGGGCCGAAGATTCCTAATCCCGCGGCGTTCACCAATATGTCCGTCGGGCCAACAGATGCCGCAGCCTGTTCGAAAAGGCGTTGCAGTTCTTCCCTTTTTCGAACGTCGGTGGGAATCACGCTCGCCCCGGGTCCGACGACCCTGCCCGTTTCTTCCAACTCCGCCCGGCTTCGCGACGCGAGAATCACTTTCGCTCCGCGCCTGGCCAATTCTATAGCGATCGCGCGGCCGATGCCGCGGCCTGCACCTGTTACGACCGCAACCTGGTTCTCTATCGATCTCACCTTACGCCTACTTCCTGTTCCTTGTACTGCAGTTGATAGAGTTTGTAATAAATCCCCCGCTGGGCAAGCAACTCCTGATGGGTTCCCATTTCACGCACACGGCCTTTGTGCATGACGATGATTTTGTCACAGCGCTGAATCGTTGAAAGACGATGCGCGATAATGATCGATGTCCGGTTTTCCATCAGGCGGTCGATCGCTTTCCGGATCTGCAACTCCGTTTCAGTGTCGACGCTCGATGTCGCCTCGTCGAGGACAAGGATTTGCGGATCATGCGCCAGCGCGCGCGCAAATGCCAGGAGCTGGCGCTGGCCGGAGGAAAGCGTCGTGCCGCGTTCGTTCACCGGATGATCCAGTCCTGCCGGCAGCATCCGAAGGAATGGACTGAGGTTGACATCCTCCACCGCGGCTTCAACGCGAGCCCGTGGTATCGGCGAACCGAGCCGGATATTCGATTCCAGGGTTCCGGAAAACAAAAAGACGTCCTGAAGCACCACCGCAAACGAGCGGCGCAGGTATTCCAGATCCAGCTTCGCGATGTTGATGCCATCCAGCAGGATTTCGCCTTTTTGAATATCGTAGAACCGCGTCAGCAGACTGGTCGTGGTTGTCTTGCCGGCGCCCGTGTGCCCGACAATGGCGACCGACTCGCCGCGATTCACGCGGAAGGACACATCGCGCAGAATCCAATCTTCAGCGTTGTAGGCAAACCAGACATTTCGAAATTCGATGTCCCCGTGAGCCGGATGCGCGGGCCGGATGGCATCTGGCGGATTCAACACCGTAGCCGGCGTATCGATCAGCTTGAACAACCTTTCGGAACTCGCCATCGCCGACTGCAGAATGTTGTACTTCTCGCTCATATCCGCGATCGGCTGGAAGAAACGGTTTGAATATTGTGTAAACGCGACCAGCCCACCAAACGTAAGCAACCCTTGTATGACTTTGCCGCCGCCATACCAGATGATCAGAGCGATGGCGATGGAGCTCAGAAGTTCGATTGCCGGATAGAACCAGGCGTATGCCAGGATTCCGTCCAGGTTTGCCGCGAGATGCTCCTCATTGATGGCGTCGAATTTATCGAAGCTTCTTTTCTCCCTGTTGTAAAGCTGCACCACAGCCATGCCCGTAATGTGTTCCTGCAGGAAGGCGTTGATCTTTGCGATCGCGATGCGCACCCGCCGATAGGAATCGCGCGCCTTTATCCTGAAGATCGCAGTTGTCAGGAATATGAGGGGGACGACGGACATGGTGACAAGGCCAAGCTGCCAGTTGAGAACCATGATCGCGGCAAGAATCCCCAACAGCGTGAAGATGTCGCCGAAAATCGAGACGATGCCGGCGGAAAACATTTCGTTGAGGACGTCGACATCCGTTACGACCCGGGTGATCAGCCGCCCGACCGGATTCCTGTCGTAGAACGACACCGGCAGCGTGTGCAGATGCCGGAAGGTCTCCATCCGCATGTCGTACATGATCTTCTGGCCGGTGTTCTGAAGAACGTAGGTCTCCGCCGTGGAACAGACGAAGCGGACCAGGAGTAACACAATGTAAACGGCAGCGATCACGGCCAGACCGCGCATATTTCCTGCCGTGATGTACCTGTCGATGGAAATCTTTGTCAGCCACGGAAAGGTGACTTCCAGGCCCGACTCCAGAAGAATCAGGACCAGCGCAACCGCGACATACTTTTTGTATGGCCGGAGGTAGCCCACCAGGCGGCGCATCAGCCTGGAATCGTATGCCTTACCGAGTACTTCTTCTTCCTGCATTTAGTCGCTGACCGCCAGTTCCTCTTCCAGCAATTGCCGCCGGTACAGTTCCGCATAGTAACCTTCCGCGGTCAGCAGTTCGGCATGCGTACCGCGTTCGACGATCTGTCCTTCATTGAGAACAACGATCTCATCGGCATCTCTCACAGTCGACACACGATGGCTGATCAGGATCGACGTGCGATTCTGCATGACACCTTTCAGCTCCCGCAGGATCTGCTCCTCCGTGTAGGTGTCTACACTCGACAGAGCATCATCTAATATCAGGATTCGGGGATCCCGGAGCACCGCGCGGGAGATCGCAGTTCGCTGCTTCTGCCCGCCCGAAAGAGTGATGCCCCTTTCACCAACCATTGTTTCGAACTTATCGGGAAAACTCTCCACGTCCGCTTCGATATTCGAAACCCGGGCGGCGTGGAGAATCTGCGAGTCGGCAGCCGACTCGACTCCGAATGCGATGTTCTCCCGGATTGTTTCTCCAAACAGGAACGTGTCCTGCGGGATGAATCCGATCGCGCTGCGAAGCGCTGAAAGCGGAATACGCTCAATCGGAACGCCGTCGATGAACAAGGAATTCATGGGAGCGTTGTACAGACGCGGTATAAGTTGGACCAATGAAGTCTTTCCCGATCCGGTAGCGCCGACTATCGCCACGGTCCGGCCTTTTGGAATTCGCAGCGAGATATTTCGCAGGGTCGGCGTCCCATCGTAAGAAAAACTCAGGTTGCGAAACTCAATCTCACCGGAAACTTCAAATTCGGCTGCGACAGGCGATTCGTTCCGGACATCGGGAATGGTCTCCAGAATGTAATTCAGGCGTTCCATCGACGCCCGTCCGCGCTCCAGCAGATTGACAACCCAGCCGAGCGCAATCATCGGCCAGCTCAGCCTCCCGAGGTACATGGTAAACGCCACGAAATCTCCGAGCGAAATCGCGTTCTGGATGACCTGACGGCCGCCAAACCAGATGACGATAACGACCGCCGTGCCGATCATCAGTTCCATCGTGGGATAGAACACACTCTGAAAACGGATGAGTTCCTGATTTTTCGAAACCAGGGACCGGTTTATCCCTTCGAATTCCCCGATCTCATGCGTCTCCTGCGAGAATGCCTTGACGACGCGGATCCCTGCCATGCTCTCCTGGACGCGCGCGCTCAAGTCCGCAAGTTTCGCCTGCGATTCCTCCGTCAGATCGTGAATCTTCTTTCCGAAGTAGCGAACGCTGAGCGACACGAAAGGCAACGGAAGCAACGCCAGCAACGTCAGCTGCCAGTTGATCCGCAGCATGAACAGGATCGCCACAACGGCGACAACGATCGTGTTGGCGGTGTACATGATGCCCGGTCCGAACAGCATCCGGACATTGCTCAGATCGTTGGTGGCGCGCGACATCAGGTCGCCCGTTTTGTTCCGCTGATAGAACGACATCGGCAGCGTTTCCAGGTGGCGGAAGATGTCGTTCCGCATCGCATACTCCACATCGCGGGACACGCCGATAATGAGATGCCGCATGAAGAAGCGGAAAACCCCTTCGCAGACCGCCAAAGCGACGACGAGAGCGGCCCAGTAAGTCAGCTTTTCGCGTGTGACAGAGTACTGGAGGCTGTCGACGGCATAGCCCAGAACCGTTGGCATTGCCAGCAGGAACAGGTTGGTCAGAAAGACACAAAGGAAGCCGGCGGCGAGCTTCCGCCGATGGGGCCTGAGATAAGCTCGTAGGCCCTTCAAAACACGCCACTTCGGAGAATCGAATAACGCCATCAGAATAGATATTAACCCGAAAACGTGGAAGAGCTACGCGGGCCGCTTCAGATCTGTTCTTTCAGGAAGACACATGCAGCGCCGAAAAGCCGCTGTTTGAATCCGCGATGGCGCCATTGTTGAAAGGCGACGCGGCGGCAGGATTGCGCGTCGTTTCGAAAAATAGCTTCCAGCTCTTCGGCCATTTTGCGATCGTAGGCGCAGACATTGCTTTCTTCATCGAGAGCGAAGGAACGTGTATCGAAGTTGGTGGTGCCGACGGTGATCCAGGAGGTGTCGACCACCATGGTTTTCTGGTGCAGCATCGTTTTGTTGTATTCATAGATCTCGATGCCGGCTTCGAGTAATTTCCCGTACAGATGGTTGCTGGCGTACCGGCTGATGCGCATATCGTTATGTGTGCCGGCAACCATGATCTTCACATCCACGCCCCGCTTTTTCGCTTCGACCAGGATCTGCACGCCGGAATCGTCGGGCACAAAGTAGGGATTCGAGATGTAGATGGTATGGCGGGCGGAAATAATGGAAAGGTAATACATGGTCCGGATGGCGGACGATCCGCTTTTCGGCGAGCTCAGCAGCATTTGAACGGCGATGCCGCCCGCATCGGGCAGGGACGGGAAGAAACCTTCGCCGTTGATCAGTTCGCCTGTCGTTTCGAGCCAGTTTTGCGCAAACCCGGTCTGAAGTTTCATCGCGCCGGGGCCCTCGACACGGATCATGATGTCGTGCCAGTGCCTGGGATCCTGCGCGTTTCCGGTCCACTGATCGGCAATACCGGCGCCGCCCGTAAACGCAATGCGTCCGTCGACGATAAGAGATTTCCTGTGATTGCGCTGATTGAAGTTGGCGAGTGTGCGCAGCCACATCCGGTTGTACCAGACCACTTCGCAGCAGCTGTCTTTGAATGTCTTGAGAATGTTCCTGCCGATGCTGGATGAACCGAACGCGTCCAGCAGAATCTTCACGGTCACGCCCGCGTGCCGCCTTTCCGCGAGCGCCGATGCAAAATGCCGTCCGATTTCGCTGTTCCAATAGATGTACGTTTCGATGGTGATGGTTTTCCGGGCGCCGGCGATGGCCTCCAGCATCGATGGATAGAATTCATCGCCGTCCGTCAGAATGGAGACTTTGTTGCCTGGAATCAGCGGAACGCCCGTGGCCCCCGTAACACTGGCAAGGAATTCATCGGAATCAATGGGATATTTCGAATCCAGGCCGTAGTGCGGCACGTGTTCGCGCGGAGCAACGAGATAAAAGAAGAAGCCGACACCCGCCAGCGCCGCCGCGGCATTACCGTGCTGCGCCGCCTCGACCATGACTGCAGCCACGACCCATAACCACCAGGACCAGAACAGCTTGCGTCCCCATCCAAGCCAGCCTGATTTGCCCTTTTCGTGACGCATACAGACCGAGACTCCGCTTCGAATGGATTCGGTGCACGCTTTAAGCCAATTGAGGGGCGCACCCGCAATTCCGCATTTCCTTTTTAGCGGCAATGAGCATCATCTATACTGGCGCCGTTTGAGTGCAGTTATCGGTTTTACAGCGGTTGGCA of the Terriglobia bacterium genome contains:
- a CDS encoding ABC transporter ATP-binding protein gives rise to the protein MQEEEVLGKAYDSRLMRRLVGYLRPYKKYVAVALVLILLESGLEVTFPWLTKISIDRYITAGNMRGLAVIAAVYIVLLLVRFVCSTAETYVLQNTGQKIMYDMRMETFRHLHTLPVSFYDRNPVGRLITRVVTDVDVLNEMFSAGIVSIFGDIFTLLGILAAIMVLNWQLGLVTMSVVPLIFLTTAIFRIKARDSYRRVRIAIAKINAFLQEHITGMAVVQLYNREKRSFDKFDAINEEHLAANLDGILAYAWFYPAIELLSSIAIALIIWYGGGKVIQGLLTFGGLVAFTQYSNRFFQPIADMSEKYNILQSAMASSERLFKLIDTPATVLNPPDAIRPAHPAHGDIEFRNVWFAYNAEDWILRDVSFRVNRGESVAIVGHTGAGKTTTTSLLTRFYDIQKGEILLDGINIAKLDLEYLRRSFAVVLQDVFLFSGTLESNIRLGSPIPRARVEAAVEDVNLSPFLRMLPAGLDHPVNERGTTLSSGQRQLLAFARALAHDPQILVLDEATSSVDTETELQIRKAIDRLMENRTSIIIAHRLSTIQRCDKIIVMHKGRVREMGTHQELLAQRGIYYKLYQLQYKEQEVGVR
- a CDS encoding ABC transporter ATP-binding protein — its product is MALFDSPKWRVLKGLRAYLRPHRRKLAAGFLCVFLTNLFLLAMPTVLGYAVDSLQYSVTREKLTYWAALVVALAVCEGVFRFFMRHLIIGVSRDVEYAMRNDIFRHLETLPMSFYQRNKTGDLMSRATNDLSNVRMLFGPGIMYTANTIVVAVVAILFMLRINWQLTLLALLPLPFVSLSVRYFGKKIHDLTEESQAKLADLSARVQESMAGIRVVKAFSQETHEIGEFEGINRSLVSKNQELIRFQSVFYPTMELMIGTAVVIVIWFGGRQVIQNAISLGDFVAFTMYLGRLSWPMIALGWVVNLLERGRASMERLNYILETIPDVRNESPVAAEFEVSGEIEFRNLSFSYDGTPTLRNISLRIPKGRTVAIVGATGSGKTSLVQLIPRLYNAPMNSLFIDGVPIERIPLSALRSAIGFIPQDTFLFGETIRENIAFGVESAADSQILHAARVSNIEADVESFPDKFETMVGERGITLSGGQKQRTAISRAVLRDPRILILDDALSSVDTYTEEQILRELKGVMQNRTSILISHRVSTVRDADEIVVLNEGQIVERGTHAELLTAEGYYAELYRRQLLEEELAVSD
- a CDS encoding SDR family oxidoreductase, with amino-acid sequence MRSIENQVAVVTGAGRGIGRAIAIELARRGAKVILASRSRAELEETGRVVGPGASVIPTDVRKREELQRLFEQAAASVGPTDILVNAAGLGIFGPVVDFKDEDFETLIETNLRGIFLSCRFVLPSMIERKRGHIVNIASIAGKVGSANRAVYCASKFGVVGFTESLAEEVRQSGIRVSVICPGSTDTRFSPGDVSGKARDRMLRPEDVAHAVAMIVTQEPNSFISEIIMRPTQKP
- a CDS encoding PIN domain-containing protein, which gives rise to RTQATTNGQAVEGVLMKFMMDTNICIHLIKHRPQNLLNRFERTPVDHAGISSVTLAELEYGAAKSSRRQTNREALRQFTSPLTIVAFDQPASAAYGRIRAFLENKGQTIGSLDMLIAAHALSLNVILITNNQAEFKRVPGLKTQNWL
- a CDS encoding phospholipase D-like domain-containing protein, translating into MRHEKGKSGWLGWGRKLFWSWWLWVVAAVMVEAAQHGNAAAALAGVGFFFYLVAPREHVPHYGLDSKYPIDSDEFLASVTGATGVPLIPGNKVSILTDGDEFYPSMLEAIAGARKTITIETYIYWNSEIGRHFASALAERRHAGVTVKILLDAFGSSSIGRNILKTFKDSCCEVVWYNRMWLRTLANFNQRNHRKSLIVDGRIAFTGGAGIADQWTGNAQDPRHWHDIMIRVEGPGAMKLQTGFAQNWLETTGELINGEGFFPSLPDAGGIAVQMLLSSPKSGSSAIRTMYYLSIISARHTIYISNPYFVPDDSGVQILVEAKKRGVDVKIMVAGTHNDMRISRYASNHLYGKLLEAGIEIYEYNKTMLHQKTMVVDTSWITVGTTNFDTRSFALDEESNVCAYDRKMAEELEAIFRNDAQSCRRVAFQQWRHRGFKQRLFGAACVFLKEQI